The proteins below come from a single Tissierella sp. MB52-C2 genomic window:
- a CDS encoding WG repeat-containing protein produces MKRVGIIALSLLILFNLVGCVKKVDNKEIVKLYPAFKTEKDTKVWGYINKSGKFIIEPKYQRALDFSENGVAEVYRNGGVGLINSKGKEIISPQYQQIIDLDEGYFLGYDGKLVHIFDSKGKEYFSGEYIYVGRYSNELFGVGKITDSGEVSMGYVNKSGMEVIEPSYSRVYDFYNGKALVLEGKDKYKIIDKKGDIIKELEYPLVAPSIDDNIYLVRDENDLFGYIDDEGNILIEPKFNKGNIFENGNAVVGVGEEDNYLYGLIDREGKYLLESKYKNIINLGNGYYGIEKEMDNGEFKYAIANNKGEILTGFIYSNLNNSNIRNNFISVSDGKETYILNLNGDKMELPTLKGKGELSFDGNVLRKVSLNKLSYYNSKGEIIWEENSDYSLSENVNLKEKIYVEEGINIRYPYIEGMKNKEVEEKINQELYNRFMDNEGYEFYETTYDVKRINDLLTISKYYQFSNNGETEVIGNGEVYNISLQNGKFFNLGDLFKDDSDYKKIVSENIAGKLVNSIMDGSTIYGIENFTGVDEEQSFIPTMDQLNIVFKSNNPLADIETISIPQKDIEDILDMGKEFWWALMVSKGF; encoded by the coding sequence ATGAAAAGAGTAGGAATAATAGCTTTAAGTTTATTGATTTTATTTAATTTAGTTGGCTGTGTAAAAAAGGTAGATAATAAGGAAATAGTAAAGCTCTATCCTGCATTTAAAACAGAGAAAGATACTAAGGTTTGGGGATATATAAATAAATCCGGTAAATTTATTATAGAACCTAAATACCAGCGAGCACTAGATTTTTCTGAAAATGGAGTTGCAGAAGTTTATAGAAATGGCGGCGTAGGACTTATTAATTCCAAAGGTAAAGAAATAATATCACCTCAATATCAACAAATAATAGATTTAGATGAAGGCTATTTTCTAGGGTATGATGGAAAATTAGTTCATATTTTTGATTCCAAGGGTAAGGAATACTTTTCAGGAGAATATATTTATGTAGGTCGTTATAGTAATGAGTTATTTGGAGTAGGTAAAATCACAGATAGTGGCGAAGTATCGATGGGATATGTAAATAAATCTGGAATGGAAGTAATAGAGCCTAGTTATAGTAGAGTTTATGATTTCTATAATGGAAAAGCTTTAGTATTAGAAGGAAAAGATAAATATAAGATTATAGATAAAAAGGGAGATATAATCAAAGAATTAGAATATCCCTTAGTAGCTCCATCTATAGATGACAATATTTATCTTGTAAGAGACGAAAATGATTTATTTGGTTATATAGATGATGAAGGTAATATTTTAATAGAACCAAAGTTTAATAAAGGAAATATATTTGAAAATGGAAATGCAGTAGTAGGAGTAGGAGAAGAGGATAATTACTTATATGGATTAATAGATAGAGAAGGTAAATACTTACTAGAGTCTAAATATAAAAATATAATTAATCTTGGAAACGGATATTATGGCATTGAAAAGGAAATGGATAATGGAGAGTTTAAATATGCTATTGCAAACAATAAAGGTGAAATCCTTACAGGCTTCATATACTCTAATTTGAACAATAGTAATATAAGGAATAATTTTATCTCAGTATCTGATGGAAAAGAAACTTATATATTAAATCTAAATGGCGATAAAATGGAGTTACCTACACTAAAGGGAAAAGGAGAGCTAAGTTTTGATGGTAATGTTCTTAGAAAAGTATCTCTTAATAAATTAAGCTACTATAATTCAAAGGGAGAAATTATTTGGGAAGAAAATAGTGATTATTCCCTTAGTGAAAATGTAAATCTAAAAGAAAAGATATATGTAGAAGAAGGAATAAATATACGCTATCCATATATTGAAGGTATGAAAAATAAAGAAGTAGAAGAAAAAATAAACCAAGAACTATATAATAGGTTTATGGATAATGAAGGATATGAGTTTTATGAAACAACTTATGATGTAAAAAGAATAAATGATTTGTTGACTATCAGTAAGTATTATCAATTTTCTAATAATGGTGAAACTGAAGTTATAGGAAATGGAGAAGTATATAATATTAGTTTACAAAATGGAAAGTTCTTTAATCTAGGAGATTTATTTAAAGATGATTCAGATTATAAGAAGATTGTATCTGAAAATATAGCAGGTAAATTAGTAAATAGCATTATGGATGGAAGTACTATTTATGGTATTGAAAACTTTACTGGAGTAGATGAAGAACAAAGTTTTATCCCAACTATGGATCAATTGAATATTGTATTTAAATCTAATAACCCATTGGCTGATATTGAAACCATTAGTATACCTCAAAAAGATATAGAGGATATATTGGACATGGGTAAAGAGTTTTGGTGGGCTTTAATGGTAAGTAAAGGATTTTAG
- the rlmD gene encoding 23S rRNA (uracil(1939)-C(5))-methyltransferase RlmD gives MVKKKDLIEFEIKEVGFPNKGKGEFEGHNIKFKGGIEGQKVEARVSRKRKGYIEAKITNIVEKSPIETEEGCPHFGICGGCTYQSLSYENELKLKEKQIKALFEQEELDINFLGIEKSPVVNGYRNKMEYTFGDEEKDGPLALGLHRKGRFYEVVNVENCNIVDKDFTNILTTVLNYFGELNTSYYNKRSHTGFLRHLVVRKALSTGEILINLVTSSQEELDKEGFVDRLKNLSTMGKITGIIHTTNDGLSDVVKADKMEILYGRDYIVEEILGLRFQISPFSFFQTNTFGAEKLYSMAREFAGDINDKVVFDLYSGTGTIAQIMAPVAKKVIGIEIVEEAVEKARENAKLNNLDNVEFIAGDVLKAVDDLNEKPDLIVIDPPRDGIHPKAINKIIDFNPDVFVYVSCNPVTLVRDLKVFIERGYKIEKAKCMDQFPRTPHVEAVILMTYCGLEDK, from the coding sequence ATGGTAAAGAAAAAAGATTTAATTGAATTTGAAATAAAAGAAGTAGGTTTTCCCAATAAGGGAAAGGGAGAATTTGAAGGTCATAATATTAAGTTTAAAGGTGGAATAGAAGGACAAAAAGTAGAGGCTAGGGTGAGTAGAAAGAGAAAAGGTTATATAGAGGCGAAAATAACTAATATAGTGGAAAAGTCCCCCATAGAAACAGAGGAAGGATGTCCTCACTTCGGGATTTGTGGCGGATGTACTTATCAGTCCTTATCATATGAGAATGAATTAAAATTAAAAGAAAAGCAGATAAAAGCATTATTTGAACAGGAAGAACTAGATATAAACTTTTTAGGCATAGAAAAAAGCCCAGTAGTTAATGGATATAGAAATAAAATGGAATATACCTTTGGAGACGAAGAAAAGGATGGACCGTTGGCATTAGGCCTTCATCGTAAAGGTAGATTTTATGAGGTAGTAAATGTTGAAAATTGCAATATAGTAGATAAAGATTTTACTAATATACTTACTACTGTTCTTAACTATTTTGGAGAATTAAATACAAGCTACTATAACAAAAGATCACATACAGGATTTTTGAGACATTTAGTAGTTAGAAAGGCTTTATCAACTGGTGAAATACTGATAAATTTAGTTACATCTAGCCAAGAAGAATTAGATAAGGAAGGATTTGTAGATAGATTAAAGAATCTTTCTACCATGGGGAAAATAACTGGAATAATTCATACTACAAATGATGGATTATCAGATGTAGTGAAGGCAGATAAAATGGAAATATTATATGGTAGAGATTATATTGTAGAAGAAATCTTGGGATTAAGATTCCAAATATCTCCATTCTCCTTCTTCCAGACCAATACATTTGGTGCTGAAAAATTATATTCCATGGCAAGGGAGTTTGCAGGAGATATAAATGACAAGGTAGTTTTTGATCTTTATTCAGGTACAGGGACTATTGCACAAATAATGGCACCTGTGGCTAAAAAGGTAATAGGTATTGAAATAGTAGAAGAAGCAGTGGAAAAAGCTCGTGAAAATGCTAAACTAAATAATTTAGATAATGTGGAGTTTATAGCTGGTGATGTACTTAAGGCCGTGGATGACTTAAATGAAAAGCCAGACTTAATAGTCATAGATCCACCAAGAGATGGAATCCATCCAAAAGCTATAAATAAAATAATAGACTTCAACCCAGATGTATTTGTATATGTAAGCTGTAATCCAGTTACTTTAGTAAGGGATTTAAAAGTATTTATTGAAAGAGGATATAAGATAGAGAAGGCAAAGTGTATGGACCAGTTTCCAAGGACTCCTCACGTTGAAGCAGTAATTCTGATGACGTATTGTGGCTTAGAGGACAAATAG
- the cysS gene encoding cysteine--tRNA ligase: MKFSVYNTLTGLKEEVIPVEVGKIRLYTCGPTVYNYAHIGNLRTYIFEDVLKKSMEYLGLKVKHVMNITDVGHLESDSDTGEDKMALGAIREKKTVWEIAKFYEDAFLNDCQLLNITVPTIICRATEHIEDMINFIKVLEDKGFTYIANGNVYFSIERYPHYARLANLSLEELEAGSRVDVDPFKKNPLDFVLWFTNSKFSNQIMQWKSPWGTGFPGWHIECSAMSMKYLGDRIDIHCGGVDHIHVHHTNEIAQSESAIGHKWVNYWMHGEFLVLDNGKMSKSSGDFLTLSRLIEEGYSPLDYRHFCLQSRYRKQLKFSFESLTESQKAFKKLKSRIKNIVEGKTNNEVVDKSKIKEYQDKFATQIGNDLNIANAFTVLTEVIKDNILNNSEKIYLIEDFDKVFSLNLTIDEEIINSDNVDEEYIQMLILERNKARNEKNWVRADEIRNILLDSSIELVDSMDGTIWKII; the protein is encoded by the coding sequence ATGAAGTTTTCGGTTTATAATACTTTAACAGGATTAAAGGAAGAAGTAATACCTGTAGAGGTAGGCAAGATAAGATTGTATACATGTGGACCAACAGTATACAATTATGCTCATATAGGCAATCTTAGAACCTATATCTTTGAAGATGTCCTTAAAAAATCAATGGAGTATTTGGGTTTAAAGGTCAAGCATGTTATGAACATAACAGACGTGGGACACTTAGAATCTGATTCAGATACAGGAGAAGATAAAATGGCTTTAGGAGCCATCAGAGAAAAGAAAACTGTATGGGAAATTGCAAAATTTTATGAAGATGCTTTTTTAAATGATTGTCAACTTCTTAATATAACAGTACCTACAATAATATGTAGAGCTACAGAGCATATTGAGGATATGATTAACTTTATTAAAGTACTGGAAGATAAAGGCTTTACTTATATAGCTAATGGTAATGTATATTTTTCAATAGAAAGATACCCGCACTATGCTAGGCTTGCTAATCTAAGTTTAGAGGAGCTTGAGGCAGGAAGTAGGGTTGATGTAGATCCATTCAAGAAAAATCCTCTAGATTTTGTATTATGGTTTACCAACTCAAAGTTCTCCAATCAAATAATGCAATGGAAATCACCTTGGGGAACAGGTTTTCCGGGCTGGCACATTGAATGTTCTGCCATGTCAATGAAATATTTAGGGGATAGAATAGATATACACTGTGGGGGAGTAGATCATATTCATGTGCATCATACGAATGAGATTGCTCAATCAGAAAGTGCTATAGGGCATAAATGGGTTAACTATTGGATGCATGGAGAGTTTCTAGTACTTGATAATGGAAAAATGTCCAAATCAAGTGGGGATTTTTTGACTCTTTCAAGGCTTATTGAAGAAGGATACAGTCCCTTAGATTATAGACACTTTTGTCTGCAGTCAAGGTATAGGAAACAACTTAAATTTAGCTTTGAAAGTTTGACAGAGTCCCAGAAAGCTTTTAAGAAGCTAAAAAGTAGAATTAAAAATATAGTTGAAGGTAAAACAAATAATGAAGTAGTGGATAAGAGTAAAATAAAAGAATATCAAGATAAATTTGCAACCCAAATAGGTAATGATTTGAACATAGCAAATGCTTTTACAGTGTTAACTGAAGTTATAAAGGATAACATATTAAATAACTCTGAGAAGATTTACTTGATAGAGGATTTCGATAAAGTATTTTCACTAAATCTCACTATAGATGAAGAGATAATTAATAGTGACAATGTTGATGAAGAATATATTCAGATGCTTATTTTGGAGAGAAATAAGGCAAGAAATGAAAAAAACTGGGTTAGGGCAGATGAAATAAGAAATATTCTTTTAGATAGTAGTATAGAATTAGTAGACTCAATGGATGGAACTATATGGAAAATTATATAA
- a CDS encoding pyridoxamine 5'-phosphate oxidase family protein, protein MKTHQLTDEKIKNLLLRVQTGSFSTINTDGTPYTTPVHFVYMDNQIYIQGKKHTNEHDIYFKM, encoded by the coding sequence ATGAAAACACACCAATTAACAGATGAAAAAATTAAGAACTTGTTACTTAGGGTACAAACAGGAAGTTTTTCCACTATTAATACAGACGGTACCCCTTATACTACCCCAGTTCATTTTGTCTATATGGATAACCAAATATACATTCAAGGGAAAAAGCATACAAATGAGCATGATATATATTTCAAGATGTAA
- a CDS encoding pyridoxamine kinase, with translation MSDKILLINDLPGYGKVALAAMIPVLSHMGFDLYNLPTALISNTFDYGKFEVLETTEYMKNTISVWKELGFNFDGISTGFIMSEEQVRLVADYCQEQSQKGTIVFVDPIMGDDGKLYNGVTNQTIEYMRQLCSVADYIVPNYTEAAFLAGVDIKNEGISLEEGYELIDRLRELGSKSIVITSVNLKDNTAVLGYDSKEDTYFSLSFEYVAVRFPGTGDVFSSVMMGKVLLGAPLQDSAQKAMDYVKDIIILSKDNVDKFKGIPIEAWLDKMDI, from the coding sequence TTGAGTGACAAGATATTATTGATAAATGATTTGCCAGGTTATGGGAAGGTGGCACTAGCTGCGATGATTCCCGTACTATCCCATATGGGTTTTGATCTATATAATCTACCCACAGCATTGATTTCAAACACATTTGATTATGGAAAATTTGAAGTATTGGAAACAACTGAATATATGAAAAACACAATATCTGTATGGAAAGAGCTAGGATTTAACTTTGATGGGATTTCAACAGGCTTTATTATGTCTGAGGAACAGGTAAGACTTGTAGCAGATTATTGTCAAGAACAATCCCAGAAGGGCACCATAGTATTTGTAGACCCTATTATGGGGGATGACGGGAAGTTATATAATGGAGTAACTAATCAAACTATAGAATACATGAGACAACTCTGTTCAGTTGCAGATTATATCGTTCCTAATTATACAGAAGCAGCATTTTTAGCAGGTGTAGATATTAAAAATGAAGGAATATCATTGGAAGAAGGATATGAATTAATAGATAGATTAAGAGAATTAGGTTCTAAATCTATTGTAATTACAAGTGTAAATCTTAAGGATAATACTGCTGTATTGGGCTACGATTCCAAAGAAGATACATATTTCAGCCTGTCATTTGAGTATGTGGCAGTCAGATTTCCAGGAACGGGAGATGTATTTTCATCAGTAATGATGGGAAAAGTGCTTTTGGGAGCACCTTTACAGGACTCTGCACAAAAAGCTATGGATTACGTAAAGGATATTATAATACTGAGTAAGGATAATGTAGATAAATTCAAAGGGATACCAATAGAAGCTTGGCTTGATAAAATGGATATATAA
- a CDS encoding pyridoxamine 5'-phosphate oxidase family protein, with protein MRRKDREMGRDFGYYVIDKARYGILSMIDGDEPYGIPLSIIRHEENLYFHSAKDGRKVCTLTNNPSVSVAFVGEIRIPDNFTEEELKEIASDESKAILLISSVFTTEYESAVIKGKVEIVEDEEERIKAMRLICEKYIPTKMKYFDMAIKAGLKRTNIYRIRMEEIKSKRKRYDKQGKEMKYGRMK; from the coding sequence ATGAGAAGAAAAGATAGAGAAATGGGTAGGGACTTTGGGTACTATGTAATAGATAAGGCTAGATACGGAATACTCTCAATGATAGATGGTGATGAACCATATGGGATACCTCTGTCCATAATAAGACATGAAGAAAATCTTTACTTCCATTCAGCTAAGGATGGAAGAAAGGTATGTACATTGACAAATAATCCGAGTGTCAGTGTAGCATTTGTAGGGGAGATAAGAATTCCAGATAACTTTACTGAAGAGGAATTAAAAGAAATAGCATCTGATGAATCTAAAGCTATATTATTGATTAGCAGTGTATTTACTACTGAATATGAATCAGCAGTAATAAAAGGCAAAGTCGAAATAGTTGAAGATGAGGAAGAAAGAATCAAAGCCATGAGGCTTATATGTGAAAAATATATCCCGACAAAGATGAAGTATTTTGATATGGCAATTAAGGCTGGATTAAAAAGAACGAATATATATAGAATCCGCATGGAAGAAATAAAATCTAAAAGAAAGAGATATGATAAACAAGGCAAAGAGATGAAATATGGGAGAATGAAATAA
- a CDS encoding GNAT family N-acetyltransferase: MLETERLVLRDISNEDAEDIVRIWSDPRVNKYLQDPLYSNVEVIKGMIPVINSSLNYAFVIIQKDTETIIGTCGIGPQVSLEDEWEFGYCLGPEAWGNGYATEILCALIRLAQKNGIKAVVGEVAIDNLQSVKVMEKNGLQFYKDSVFTKADGSATFKSKIYRRIL, encoded by the coding sequence ATGTTAGAAACAGAAAGATTAGTTTTAAGAGATATAAGTAATGAAGATGCAGAGGACATTGTTCGCATCTGGAGTGACCCAAGAGTCAATAAGTATCTACAAGATCCTCTATATAGTAATGTTGAAGTTATTAAGGGGATGATTCCTGTCATCAATAGCAGTTTAAATTATGCGTTTGTAATTATTCAGAAAGACACTGAAACCATTATCGGAACGTGTGGGATTGGACCACAAGTAAGCTTGGAGGATGAATGGGAATTTGGATATTGTCTAGGGCCTGAAGCTTGGGGAAATGGTTACGCTACCGAAATACTTTGTGCTTTAATCCGATTAGCTCAGAAGAACGGCATTAAAGCCGTTGTTGGAGAAGTGGCAATAGACAATCTACAATCAGTAAAGGTCATGGAGAAGAACGGTTTACAGTTCTATAAAGACAGTGTTTTTACCAAGGCAGATGGCAGTGCAACATTCAAATCCAAGATATACAGGAGGATACTATAG
- a CDS encoding transposase gives MVYIEDGNCDISNNLAENSIRPFTVGRKRLVICMKSKRCNSKSK, from the coding sequence ATGGTGTATATTGAAGATGGTAACTGTGACATATCCAATAACCTTGCAGAAAATAGTATAAGACCATTTACTGTAGGAAGAAAAAGACTGGTTATTTGCATGAAGTCCAAAAGGTGCAACAGCAAAAGCAAATGA
- a CDS encoding radical SAM protein, with protein MSKLKESVYNYHFRVSDRNFIFNCKENGLIEIDNPNLIDTPEYFDELIKQGYLIDNESDEFTELMKEVDYKVKNDFFTLDITLSLTEKCNFNCIYCYQTRNPNEMTINDANKLLDQVQILLTTKKYKELKITYFGGEPLMNYEILLYLDDKFKMMCDNLNILYLPYIVTNGYMLDNPNIIDIKFEAIQITIEGMKETHNHLRKSNFNSFDKIILNLDNIIDKIESRIIFRINLCKENSLEAKDLIKYLAKRYFKYLDRISFAFAQMEKHSSEAEFQMLSYKEYSEVYLECYRTLKLLHKDISVPNRLSNPCSFRTGNSYYLSPKNRLLSCIEDDNEVEYEFTVDNVLYEREQFPYIDECSTCKVFPLCMGGCQAKRQKGISGCIPEKIILDDLLKLVIEEQF; from the coding sequence ATGTCCAAGTTAAAAGAATCGGTTTATAATTACCATTTTAGAGTAAGTGATAGAAACTTTATATTTAATTGTAAAGAAAATGGTTTAATAGAAATAGATAATCCTAATTTAATAGATACACCTGAATACTTTGATGAGTTAATTAAGCAAGGATATTTAATAGATAATGAATCTGATGAATTTACAGAATTAATGAAAGAAGTTGACTACAAAGTGAAAAATGATTTTTTTACTTTGGATATAACATTGTCATTAACTGAAAAATGTAATTTTAATTGTATTTATTGCTATCAAACTCGTAATCCAAATGAAATGACCATTAATGATGCAAATAAATTACTAGATCAAGTTCAAATATTACTTACAACGAAAAAATACAAGGAATTAAAGATAACATATTTTGGTGGAGAACCGTTAATGAACTATGAGATTTTATTGTATTTAGATGATAAATTCAAAATGATGTGTGATAATCTTAATATATTATATCTACCTTATATAGTAACAAATGGATATATGTTAGATAATCCCAACATTATAGATATTAAGTTTGAAGCAATTCAAATTACAATTGAAGGTATGAAAGAGACTCATAATCATTTAAGAAAATCTAACTTTAATAGTTTTGATAAGATAATATTAAATTTAGATAATATAATAGATAAGATTGAATCTAGAATTATTTTTAGGATTAACTTATGTAAAGAAAATTCTTTAGAGGCTAAAGATTTAATCAAATATTTAGCTAAAAGGTATTTTAAATATTTGGATCGTATATCTTTTGCGTTTGCACAAATGGAAAAGCATTCTTCAGAAGCAGAATTTCAAATGCTTAGTTATAAAGAGTATTCTGAGGTTTATTTAGAATGCTATAGGACACTTAAACTCTTACATAAAGATATATCTGTTCCGAATAGATTGTCTAATCCATGTTCTTTTAGAACGGGAAATTCATATTACCTATCTCCTAAAAACAGGCTTTTATCATGTATTGAAGATGATAATGAAGTTGAATATGAGTTTACTGTAGATAATGTTCTTTATGAAAGAGAACAATTTCCATATATTGATGAATGCAGTACATGTAAGGTTTTTCCATTATGTATGGGAGGTTGTCAAGCTAAAAGACAAAAGGGGATATCTGGATGTATACCAGAGAAAATCATATTGGATGATTTATTAAAGCTTGTTATTGAAGAGCAATTTTAG
- a CDS encoding radical SAM/SPASM domain-containing protein, with the protein MHFKFRGQRSYLDLENNIVRIQDTNYPIKLEVKPILKKLYVKFNSNCNINCIYCYQNSNLRHQPINNLSEYYNFLNRIITHFDEIYLFGGEPLIEDNISNVLKFLDLIYPKSVNIFTNGYHTDRIKDIVLNNAQLKNMTITIDGTEEFHTKRRVTNEYTYSHLLNTIKIYKLANKNVSIQINIDKNNNGDLKNTLEYFDTEFSNIGKINIILNRVLHTEYSYSQLEFMEYIKCLGNLNKYKNLHISINSNMLRKIMDILSEEGISYNRCEVGDTWVLDFNTSRIYTCPEDEKLVIGEFNYTDSFMDIKKTEAIKDYNNKNNEKCNNCQYKYICSRGCFIADDLYIHDCQENTLNELKATLDMLDYII; encoded by the coding sequence ATGCATTTTAAATTTAGAGGACAAAGATCATATTTAGATTTAGAAAATAATATTGTGAGAATTCAAGATACAAATTATCCTATTAAATTAGAAGTTAAACCCATATTAAAAAAGTTGTATGTTAAATTTAATTCGAATTGTAATATTAATTGTATTTATTGCTATCAAAATAGCAATCTTAGACATCAACCAATAAATAACTTAAGTGAGTATTACAATTTTTTAAATAGAATAATAACCCATTTTGATGAAATATATCTTTTTGGAGGAGAACCATTAATAGAAGACAATATTAGTAATGTATTAAAATTTTTAGATTTAATATATCCAAAGTCAGTTAATATCTTCACTAACGGATATCATACAGATAGAATAAAAGACATTGTTTTAAATAATGCACAGTTAAAAAATATGACTATTACAATAGATGGAACTGAGGAGTTTCATACTAAAAGACGAGTTACTAATGAATATACATATAGTCATTTGCTTAATACAATTAAAATATATAAGTTAGCTAATAAAAATGTATCAATACAAATTAACATAGATAAAAATAATAATGGAGATTTAAAGAATACTTTAGAATATTTTGATACTGAGTTTTCAAATATAGGTAAGATTAATATTATATTAAATAGAGTTTTACATACAGAATATTCGTATTCTCAACTAGAATTTATGGAATATATCAAATGCTTAGGTAATTTGAATAAATATAAAAACTTACACATATCTATTAACTCTAATATGTTAAGAAAAATAATGGATATTCTAAGTGAGGAAGGAATATCTTATAATAGATGCGAGGTTGGAGATACATGGGTGTTGGATTTTAACACTAGTAGAATCTATACTTGTCCTGAAGATGAAAAATTGGTTATAGGAGAGTTTAATTATACAGATTCTTTTATGGATATAAAAAAAACAGAAGCTATAAAAGACTATAACAATAAAAATAATGAAAAATGCAATAATTGTCAATATAAATATATATGCTCTAGAGGATGCTTTATAGCAGATGATTTATACATACATGATTGCCAAGAAAACACTCTAAATGAATTGAAGGCTACCCTAGATATGTTAGATTATATTATTTGA
- a CDS encoding radical SAM protein, translating to MSKLKESVYNYHFRVSDRNFIFNCKENGLIEIDNPNLIDTPEYFDELIKQGYLIDNESDEFTELMKEVDYKVKNDFFTLDITLSLTEKCNFNCIYCYQTRNPNEMTINDANKLLDQVQILLTTKKYKELKITYFGGEPLMNYEILLYLDDKFKMMCDNLNILYLPYIVTNGYMLDNPNIIDIKFEAIQITIEGMKETHNHLRKSNFNSFDKIILNLDNIIDKIESRIIFRINLCKENSLEAKDLIKYLAKRYFKYLDRISFAFAQMEKHSSEAEFQMLSYKEYSEVYLECYRTLKLLHKDISVPNRLSNPCSFRTGNSYYLSPKNRLLSCIEDDNEVEYEFTVDNVLYEREQFPYIDECSTCKVFPLCMGGCQAKRQKGISGCIPEKIILDDLLKLIIEEQF from the coding sequence ATGTCCAAGTTAAAAGAATCGGTTTATAATTACCATTTTAGAGTAAGTGATAGAAACTTTATATTTAATTGTAAAGAAAATGGTTTAATAGAAATAGATAATCCTAATTTAATAGATACACCTGAATACTTTGATGAGTTAATTAAGCAAGGATATTTAATAGATAATGAATCTGATGAATTTACAGAATTAATGAAAGAAGTTGACTACAAAGTGAAAAATGATTTTTTTACTTTGGATATAACATTGTCATTAACTGAAAAATGTAATTTTAATTGTATTTATTGCTATCAAACTCGTAATCCAAATGAAATGACCATTAATGATGCAAATAAATTACTAGATCAAGTTCAAATATTACTTACAACGAAAAAATACAAGGAATTAAAGATAACATATTTTGGTGGAGAACCGTTAATGAACTATGAGATTTTATTGTATTTAGATGATAAATTCAAAATGATGTGTGATAATCTTAATATATTATATCTACCTTATATAGTAACAAATGGATATATGTTAGATAATCCCAACATTATAGATATTAAGTTTGAAGCAATTCAAATTACAATTGAAGGTATGAAAGAGACTCATAATCATTTAAGAAAATCTAACTTTAATAGTTTTGATAAGATAATATTAAATTTAGATAATATAATAGATAAGATTGAATCTAGAATTATTTTTAGGATTAACTTATGTAAAGAAAATTCTTTAGAGGCTAAAGATTTAATCAAATATTTAGCTAAAAGGTATTTTAAATATTTGGATCGTATATCTTTTGCGTTTGCACAAATGGAAAAGCATTCTTCAGAAGCAGAATTTCAAATGCTTAGTTATAAAGAGTATTCTGAGGTTTATTTAGAATGCTATAGGACACTTAAACTCTTACATAAAGATATATCTGTTCCGAATAGATTGTCTAATCCATGTTCTTTTAGAACGGGAAATTCATATTACCTATCTCCTAAAAACAGGCTTTTATCATGTATTGAAGATGATAATGAAGTTGAATATGAGTTTACTGTAGATAATGTTCTTTATGAAAGAGAACAATTTCCATATATTGATGAATGCAGTACATGTAAGGTTTTTCCATTATGTATGGGAGGTTGTCAAGCTAAAAGACAAAAGGGGATATCTGGATGTATACCAGAGAAAATCATATTGGATGATTTATTAAAGCTTATTATTGAAGAGCAATTTTAG
- a CDS encoding GNAT family N-acetyltransferase, with amino-acid sequence MSPKDEVASEIGLNNSIFIVTLRDCDKLVGMGRIIGDKGCFYHIVDTAVAPSYQGKGLGKLIMSEINT; translated from the coding sequence TTGAGTCCAAAGGATGAAGTAGCATCAGAAATAGGATTGAATAATTCTATTTTTATTGTTACTTTAAGGGATTGCGATAAATTGGTTGGTATGGGAAGAATTATAGGAGATAAGGGATGCTTTTATCATATAGTGGATACTGCTGTTGCTCCTTCATATCAAGGAAAAGGACTAGGTAAACTAATTATGTCAGAAATAAATACCTAG